A region of the Clupea harengus chromosome 7, Ch_v2.0.2, whole genome shotgun sequence genome:
aaggggagagaagagagagatggagagagcataaagagaaggagagagagatggagagagcataaagagagggggagagatggagaatgagagaaggagagagcataaggagagaggagagagagagatggagagagcataaagaggagagagagatggagaatgagagaaggagagagcataaggagagaggagagagagagagatggagagagcataaagaggagagagagatggagaatgagagaaggagagaggcatgagaagagtgtgaaagagtgacagagatgtAGTCTGGGCTCCTCTATGATAAGACGCGTTCACGAGGAGGCTGGAggcctgaggagagggagagagatggagagagcataaagagaaggagagagagagagagatggagagagcataaagagaaggagagagatggagagagcataaagagaaggagagagagagagagcataaagagaaggagagagagagagagcataaagagaaggagagagagagagatggagagagcataaagagaaggggagagaagagagagatggagagagcataaagagaaggagagagagatggagaaagcataaagagaaggagagagagagagagcataaagagaagaagagaaggagagatagatggagagagcataaagagagggggagaggagagagagagaaggagagagcataaggagagaggagagagagagagatggagagagcataaagaggagagagagatggagaatgagagaaggagagaggcatgagaagagtgtgaaagagtgacagagatgtCGTCTGGGCTCCTCTATGATAAGACGCGTTCACGAGGAGGCTGGAggcctgaggagagggagagagatggagagagcataaagagaaggagagagagatagagatggagagagcataaagagaaggagagagatggagagagcataaagacaaggagagagagagagagagcataaagagaaggagagagagagagagcataaagagaaggagagagagagagagcataaagagaaggagagagagagagatggagagaggcctGGGGAGAGCATGAAGAATAATTCATTCGTTTTACACCGAGCGCACTGTGCTTCACCGCACTGTTTGCTTCAAGACAAAACTATCAGTCATTGTACTAAAGTAGTTTGCAAATATGATGATAAGGGTTTTAATTAAATTGCTTGAATGGGTCTTTTGGCTTATTCAATGCGATTCACAAATCCACTAAGAGGAATCTCATTTGTGGGTGCGAGCGTAATTTGTGTTCAGCGCTGGTGTCAGACTGACTGAATTCCGGCAGTTTCAAATGTAACCGCAAACTGCTAACACTGTTCGTTCCTCGCGGCAGATATCTGCCGCCTGCCTCATCTACTGATCATTTATGTGATTTCAACTCCGTCGCGTCTCTGTTGAGTGGTGTAGGTTATGGTGGGGACACGGTTCACTACTGCGAGGCAATCTTTTCGGATGTAAAAATATTTTATGTCCTACCAGAGAACGTGATTGAGAACCAACTTATGATGGACTAGTTGACGTGTTCCCTGAAGCTGTATCTGAACCTTTTAACTGTGTTGTCTTTGCCAGGGGTGATTACCCAGGAGGCCCCACCCAGGCCCAACCAAGCTTAAGGGGGCCAGTCCCACGACGCCACTCTCCAGACATAATCACAGAAAATCTGCAAGATGGAGTAGAGACTCAATTACATTTAACACTGCCTGCTTTTGGCCAGAAACGAAACCAGGCCAGTCGAGTGAAAAGGCAATCCATTTGGAGAGATTGCATTTGTGGCAGGCCTTTTGAGACTAACGTTTCTTTTAAAGCCAAATCAACAGAATGCCATCCAATCTCAGTGATCCTCCGTGACCaaataaattattttgttttatttatgtgttttccACCGTGTACTTCAAGATTTATGTAGcaaccctccccctccttcaaGCATTCATGTCTAAAAAGGAGAATAAACAACATGGATGTGTTTTATGAGTCTGTGAGTAAAACCTCCTCCTCTACACTCATAATTCACTAATTGACAGCAGACGGCCCAACTTTAATGATAGGCAGAGTGAACTCATGTGCTCCCACAGCAAACAGAGAGGAGCTGCATTCTCCATTAGCTGGACTGAGGAGCTGCATTCTCCATTAGCTGGACTGAGGAGCTGCATCCTCCATTAGCTGGACTGAGGAGCTGCATCCTCCATTAGCTGGACTGAGGAGGATTGGTGTGGATGTTCTGGTTCCATTAGCTGGACTGAGGAGGATTGGTGTGGATGTTCTGGTTCCATTAGCTGGACTGAGGAGGATTGGTGTGGATGTTCTGGTCCCATTAGCTGGACTGAGGGAAATTGGTGTGGAGGTTCTAGCAGGTTCCTTTGCTAACATGTTATTCAGAGCATCAACCAACTATCTGGGTACAAATGAACATGGGCAAGCCTAAATCTGACAGCTGTGTTAGggacgcctctctctctctctctctctttctctctctctcacaaccctaaccctgacagCTGTGTTAGggactcctctctctcgctctctctctctctctctctcacaagctTAACCCTCACAGATGTGATAGggacgcctctctctctctctctctctctctctctctctttcactctctctcacaagccTGGAGAGAAAGACTCCTGGTAGGGAATGactccttgtcctcctcttcattGTCTCCATCTTGACTTTTCAAGAAGTCTATCCTCCACAGCTTggtacctaaatgctcttgtaagcaGGGCTGTAGTgataaaattagaggtgggtaaactatgaattttgtgatcagacagacctcgacgcgaagcaacgcaacaTAAAGCGtcgcgactctgtaaggctgtcctggctatattccattatgttatcagttaaagtcatattaaatcaatgacagtgaatacatgtgtttgtagtttattcaatttcaagaaaacagtaaagaaaagtatgtgtaggcctcacaacaatgaagggggtggagggggagacaaaagaaaggacctctataggacctacaaaaaaatgtaaggcctctggaaacaggccctgagtgttacagctgaaaagtataatataaaaagaaaccatgctgcaattaaacactttccctgttctttaaccattggagaaacctccaatgtcaactcaacacaataacacaattgctatattaagacgcaggggaggctgtgcctcatctcagattgcgcaatccctcacaaactgggttgagcgcatgcgtagaaccttcttagtattgctgatctgacataaaaaaaaaaatcacggaggggaggcaaacagtacctctgcctcaccggtcgggtttatgtttgttctgctgtttcttttctgctacacttatatttcaccttgaccgcgaaaatggaagattctatagctaatctaaaacatttcatttagcaattcacttagctatgtctaactggtttgcaaagaatctatctacaattttcaatgaattagcctaatctacagcGATACGCGTGAtgataattactcatgcatcttcaattgctaAAATAATTGACGTTTTACTAGGCATATTTAGATGGCACCGGGAAGGCTGGCTTGTAACCTGCATCATCGTATTTGcaagcacgttattaatagagtgtgtccctgtcttaatgcgatgttgtccgaaccaaaacaacgtttaaaaacgtgaattgatcttcttcagtcttactttgtacttgaggcattttgcgggcatctgtgggagtgggagcactgatggtctcttcaaaaatcgcctgatatccatggctaattaatccattccgaacagagacaggcaggctaatccacaacgtgtatgtgtttacatacttcctggatcctgattggtgtcgccGCCGTAGCCAAGACACCGATtggagggtcacagaccataatacagcgcagatgaaaattattcagactacagcgtttatatgttcaacaatttgaaatataggtgttttaaaatgacaccaaaattatttctgattattccaacggcagaatacaaggcccaggaaactttgaggtgcgtaaacgatatttagaggtgcgtaaacgctatttccaaaattccagaggtgcgtaaacggcgtttacgtgcgcgtaccctccactacagccctgctTGTAaggggcaaatgttacacccaggacgctgcgctcgtctagtgagcgtcgtttggcactgccgtctgtgcaagcacggcaatccagactattctcatttgtagttccacgttggtggaacaaactgcctagtactgccagagcaggggcgtccctctctaccttcaagaagcttctgaagacccaactcttcagagagcacctcccttcctaactggcaccttgactagcgcttaacttgcacttcagcagttacatttctgcacttctttttcctttctaggtcgtttttcaaattcttatgtaaagtagtatttattgttacaccatgttttttttgctcttagcttgactgttctctcccttgtacgtcgctttggacaaaagcgtctgctaaatgactaaatgtaaatgtaaataaccaCCAACATTAGGGATAgaaggtgggagcagaaccagcaagcactctgtaggcaagcataagtgacttgaacttaatgcgagcagctaccggcagccagtggagctcaatgagtagcggggtgacgtgtgcccttttcggttggttgaacaccagacgcgccgccgcgttctggatcatctgtagtggtttcaccacgcaagccggcaggcccgttaggagggcgttgcagtagtcaaggctaTGACATCGGTGGTTGTGGCGTACAGATCATCACACGGCCCAAGTCTTTAGAGCTGAAATTACTGCCTCAAAATCCCCCCTAGAGCAGAGCAACTCAGCCTATCCCTCAGTGAAACTCACACAGGGCAGCTCGTGTATGCAGGTTTTAGACACCAAGTCTTCAGGTTAATAAGCAACTGACAAATGATTTGTGGAGCCTTGGGGGGAATATGCAATATGCAACCGCATTTCCACATTCAGTGGACTTAATTCTGTGTCGATCTCAGAGcttgtgaggagtgtgtgtgtgtgtgtggatctcagaGCTCGTGAGGAGTATCCACTTCAGATGCTCAACCCCTTCTCCAGCATTCAGCACCTAATCCATATTTGGCTTCccatcctagtgtgtgtgtgtgtgtctgtgtgtgtgtgtgcgtgtgtctgtttgtgtgtgcgtgtgtgtgtgtgtgtgtgggcaggtgtgtgtgtgtgtgtgcattcagcaCCTAATCGATATTTGTCTTCCGACCCTAGGCCACGAGGCCTCGTATGAGCATGAAGAAGACCTGCAGCATAAAgtctgtcctgtcctcttctcaTTGTTCGCAGGCAAAGCAGAAAGCTGCAGGTGTGTCTGAGATATTAACACGGCCTGTAGGGTCTGTCtacaagagaaacagagacaaaacaTTAGAGGCTCCCTCAtgcaggacgtgtgtgtgtgtgtgtgtgtgtgtgtgtgtgtgtgtgcgtgcgtgcttgcgagtctgtgtgtgactgtgagagagaacacTTCCTTCTACAGAGTGAGCACCGTTTGTTTTTTCACTGTTAAAGTGTCATGGCAGTGTTTGaccaatggtgtgtgtgagtgtgagtgtgtgtgcgtatgagtatatgtgtgtgtgtgtagacgagAATGACGAAaaattgaataaaataaaataaaatataatatctctaaaaaaaaactcctgcaCACCGTCACCCTGCCTGGCTGAGATgaatgaggtttgtgtgtgtgtgtgtgtgtgtgtgtctggcgcgtgcgcgcgcgtatgtgtgtgtgtgaaggggctGTGCAGCCCCAAAGTgtttacacacagagaaagaatgacaaacacactctcatgaaTTTTAATGGCCTCCAAACATCAGGCCTTTTCATCTGATGCTGCTGTTTCCCAAGCGCCCCAGTTTTTTTTCGCCTGTTCCTTCACACTTGGCCTCTGCAATATTCTCAAACGCTGCATTCTCATATGCAGCCAGGCCTCTGGGATAGAAGGAGCTGCCATTTTGTGAGGGTGCAATTATCCACTTGAGTGGCAACAAAGCAAATGGACACAGATGATGTTTTTCTCGTCCACCTACACGTGTGTGCCTGGATGAGGAGTGGACCACTGTGTTCATCATGTGCAGACCAacacctacgtgtgtgtgtgtgtgtgtgtgtgtgtctggatgaggAGTGGACCACTGTGTTCATCATGTGCAGACCAacacctacgtgtgtgtgtgtgtgtgtgtgtgtgtgtgtgtgcctggatgAGGAGTggacctctctgtgtgtctggatgAGGAGTGGACCTCTATGTTCATCATGTGCAGACCAacacctacatgtgtgtgtgtgtgtgtgtgtgtgtgtgtgtgtgtgtgtgtgtgtctggatgaggAGTGGACCTCTCTGTTCATCATGTGCAGACCAacacctacatgtgtgtgtgtgtgtgtgtgtgtgtgtgtgtgtgtgtgtgtgtgtgttcatcatgtgCCTGGATGAGGAGTGGACCTCTGTGTTCATCATGTGCAGACCAacacctacgtgtgtgtgtgtgtgtgtgtgtgtgtgtgtgtgtgtgtgtgtctgggtgaggaGTGGACCTCTCTGTTCATCATGTGCAGACCAACacctacacgtgtgtgtgtgtgtgtgtgtgtgtgtgtgtgtgtctggatgaggAGTGGACCACTCTGTTCATCATGTGCAGaccaacacctgtgtgtgtgtgtgtgtgtgtgtgtgtgtgtgtgtgtgtgtgtgtgtgtgtgtgtgtgtgtgtgtgtgtgtgtgtgtgtgtgtgtgtgtgtgtgtgtgtgtgtctggatgaggAGTGGTCCTCTCTGTTTATCTTGTGCAGACCAAGTGAAAGGTTGAGACACAGTCCTATAAGCCTGAATGGCATTTTAAGGCTGCAAAGTGGTACTGATAAAGGATCAGAAGACTGGAGTCCATCAGGGTGAGGCTAGAGTATGGATCTCTCATGTGGTCCACATCCTTTATGGCGCTCGTGAGATGCTGGTGGTGAGACTCTGGTGAGAGTCTGGTGAGACTCTGGTGAGACACTGGCTGGTGAGATAAATGGCTGAGACGGTACAGCCAAGTTTATGTAGCGCCCCTGTACTCAACTGGGAGCGGAACAATCTTTGCCTATGACCTCTATCGCTAGGATAGAGGTGCTTCGGGTTCTCGTAGTTATTAGTGTGGTTAGGCTAGTTCTAGGCTCGGCattggaggggggagaaaactgACAATAATAAAAGCATATACAATTTATGGTAAATACAATAGTTTTAATaaatataatgatataataataacaataatgataataacaataagacaataatacaaaagaaaagagagctctattaattatcaaataaaatacaattaaacaaattaattatcaaataaaatacaattaaacagtccaaacaaaacaaattggtGAGATGCTGGTGAGCTGCTGGTGAGCCGCCGGTGAGATTATGTGAGAAGCTCGTGAGACACTCTGCTGCGGCTGAAGTTTTTGCTGAGCTGATGACAGTCTGCCCGTCTGGCCTCTTTGTCCGGGCGAACTTGCAGGGATGGGAAAGGAGGCTTTTACTGCAGTCGGCTGGAGGGCAACAACAGGATCTCTCAATCCCTACggtcactgacacagacacatgcagaatACACAGCTCTGTAATGTGATGCCCTGCGTGAAGAGTGTGCAGAATACACAGCTCTCTGATGTGATCCCCTGCTTCAAGAGTGTGCAGAATACACAGCTCTGTGATGTGATCCCCTGCTTCAAGAGTGTGCAGAATACACAACTCTGTGATGTGATCCCCTGCTTCAAGAGCGCTTCAAGATGTGATCCCCTGCTTCAAGAGTGTGCAGAATACACAGCTCTGTGATGTGATCCCCTGCTTCAAGAGCGCTTCAAGAGTGTGCAGAATACACAGCTCTGTGATCCCCTGCTTCAAGAGCGTGCAGAATACACAGCTCTGTGATGTGATCCCCTGCTTCAAGAGCGCTTCAAGAGTGTGCAGAATACACAGCTCTGTGATCCCCTGCTTCAAGAGTGTGCAGAATACACAGCTCTGTGATGTGATCCCCTGCTTCAAGAGTGTGCAGAATACACAGCTCTGTGATCCCCTGCTTCAAGAGTGTGCAGAATACACAGCTCTGTGATGTGATGCCCTGCTTCAAGAGCGTGCAGAATACACAGCTCTGTGATGTAATCCCCTGCTTCAAGAGTGTGCAGAATACACAGCTCTGTGATGTAATCCCCTGCTTCAAGAGTGTGCAGAATACACAGCTCTGTGATGTGATCCCCTGCTTCAAGAGTGTGCAGAATACACAGCTCTGTGATGTGATGCCCTGCTTCAAGAGCGCTTCAAGAGTGTGCAGAATACACAGCTCTGTGATCCCCTGCTTCAAGAGCGTGCAGAATAAACAGCTCTGTGATGTGATGCCCTGCTTCAAGAGCGTGCAGAATACACAGCTCTGTGATGTGATGCCCTGCTTCAAAGGGTAAgtgatgtctctctcttctgttaaGAACACAAAGGTAACATCATCCCATGCTGAAGACTCATCAGTCCACAGTCCAacacaaatggaacaataatcacacacacacacacacatgtgtgcatacacataggcacataaacacacacacacgcactgtgtaGGGCTATTTGTTTGGTTTTCTGCCTTTCTGTTGTTTGTCGTTTTGGCCGTttatcaatcacacacacacacacacacacacgcacacacgcacacacgcacacaaacacacacacacacgtctatcaAGGTGGTGAATCTACCCCGCATTCACAACCATTTGCTTTCCTGCTACATCAGCCGATGGGGTTAGCTTAgggtcacatacacacgcacaaacacacacaaacaaatcctcactctctctccttcactctcacacacacactctctcctgcctctaaacatacatgtacacggcccatgggtctctctctctctcacacacacacacacacacacacacacacacacacacacacacacacacacacacacacacacacacacacacacactttcctgaaAATCCACTGATAACTCCAGTGTGACAGCCCTTTCTGAGGCCTTTGGTATGTTCTCCTTCTGTTGTCTTGCAGGGCAGGGTTAGCCCTGGTAACCTAATTAGAAGAGGAGCTAAATGATCACTAATTGGGGTGCACCAGTGAACATATAAGGCTTCTTCCTTATCTACCCCGGGCTGAGCTCATTCGATCTCACCCACACATTTAACACCCATTATCATTTTGACACGCTGCATTCAGCATTCTAGACACATGTATATCAGCAGAGAGGCATAATGCTGAGGACCGCCTCCTCTGGTCTCCACCCAACCCTCCAACAGGCCATCTGTGAAtgccttcatacacacacacacacggtcacacacacggtcacagacACGCACCATGCTGCTCTACACCTGCTCTCTTATCACATTGTCTCATTAAATCACAGCATGTCACTGTacgggtgtgtttttgtgagtgtgtgtgtgtgtgtggggggggttatacagtgtgtgtgatatgtgtatgtatgtgtgtttgtacagtgtctgtttgtgtgtgtatatgcgtatgtgtgtgtgtgtgtgtgtgtgtgtgtgtgtgtgcggagggggTGTTTgaactgtgtgtatatgtgtgtgtgaattgagaTGTAAGCTCTCTAAGTCTGTGACTATGCTGTGATCCCACCTGAGATAGGGGGACCAGCTTAACACCTTGCTGACGTGAACTCTGAGGAAGCAACACAGAAACCCAACCACACTGCCCTCAGTAGCACAGCATTCCCATCCCAGACCCCCGGGCAACCTGAAGGAACTGGTGCCCAGCAACCCTGGAGCGTTTCCCTCACTCTGCAGCTGTCCACCGCCAGACCCACATTAACAACCACGTATACCACTTATTGACTTTGTTTGGTTGACCTGTGACGTGTTCTTTAGATTGTCATCCATGATCCCTGCCATAACCCtgacccctgtaacagtaaagcTTGCTGTGCCTCGACAGCCTCAGGCCCTCACAGCAATGAAGACGACAAGGCGATGTGAGAATGTTAGAATGGGATTGTGTCTTTATAATTTAAATTCTAGAATGTCAGAATGTTAGAATATCAGAatgttagaattagaattagaacttTGGATTGTTCTAATATTAGATTGTTGCAGTGGACTTCCGTCATCAAGCATGTCCTCCGCTGATCTATGAGTCGTAATGAGGCCTCAGTCTCATCTCATGCTGAAATCATTCGGCTGGCTGAGCTCCAtgcattctcttcctcttcctcctcctcctcctccttctcctcctcttctctcgtgCTAGCCTCCTCTGCCCTCCAACACAAATCCAACAGGCCCCTCCACCCAGGCACGTGACGGAGGTGCAGGGTGGTGCAAACAGCACGCGTGGATATTACTCAAAACTGTCATTGCTTATGCTCACagcagacaaagacaaatcaGTCCCTCTACCTGAAGAAAAggcatttacacactcactcactcactcgcatatgcacccactcactctctctgacacacaaacacacacacacacacacacacactgacacacacgcacaaactcatGTGCATGCTCAAATATGGCTAGCATAAGCATTACGCCTTGACAATGGAATTGCTTTCATGCTGTGTGCACCTTTgcatcatgtttgtgtgtgtgtgtgtgtgtgtgtgtgtgtgtgtgtgttggtgtttgtgtgtgcgtgtcggtgttggtgtgtttgtgtgtgtgtgtgtgtgtgcgtgcgtgtgtgtgtgtgtgtgtgcatgtttgcacacTACAATAATCAAACAGTAAGAACTTCAGGTCTTTGCAGATGACCGATCATCTCCTGAACTATTATTCCCCCTCATTTTCCAATCTCCTGTTTCAatgctctgctcctcttcccATTATGCTGCACACTGATCTGtgatcagccacacacacacacacacacacacacacacacacacacacacacaca
Encoded here:
- the LOC116220957 gene encoding keratin-associated protein 10-5-like; protein product: MPCVKSVQNTQLSDVIPCFKSVQNTQLCDVIPCFKSVQNTQLCDVIPCFKSASRCDPLLQEIHSSVIPCFKSVQNTQLCDVMPCFKSVQNTQLCDVIPCFKSVQNTQLCDVIPCFKSVQNTQLCDVIPCFKSVQNTQLCDVMPCFKSASRVCRIHSSVIPCFKSVQNKQLCDVMPCFKSVQNTQLCDVMPCFKG